In the Phyllopteryx taeniolatus isolate TA_2022b chromosome 1, UOR_Ptae_1.2, whole genome shotgun sequence genome, GATTTGTTGCACAAACTACACAACGGTGATTTGATCATGAAGATGCCGTCTGtctttttctgagtaattttcgACGGGTTGAATGGCTAGGTGCAGTGGCCAGTTCGCTGGTTAAACAGAAACTCCAGGAGGTCATCTTGAAGAAGCAGAAGCAGGCGGCACTAGAAAGAACAAGCGCCAACACTTTGACTCCTACGCCAGTGGCATACAGGTGATGCACGATGCATGCACAAGTTGGCAGTACAGTACCTGCGTATTACATGTATCTACATTCAAACTGGAATTCATACATTTCTTCGGATTGGCTGGAGTATTTCCAAGCATGTTCCCATAAGGCTTTGCAGGGTATAAGTATACATCTACCTACATTGAAACTTTTCTAATGGGAGCCGCGCTAGAAATGGAATCTCTGTTAGCGCTTCATTATCACgtactttttttccagagaGTATGTTATGGGCTAAATTGTTAGAATGAGGTAAATTACATCAAAATCACAACTTCTCCTGGAtccagtggttaaaaaaaaaaaaataaaaaaataaaaaataatacatagttattttgtcaaaatgatgaGGCTTTTGTTTCAAGGTCAGATGTGTTCATTTGGACTTGTGCTATGTGCTCACAGAAAACTGGGCCCGGACCAGAGTATTTCCTCCCAACCTCTGGTCTCGTCTCCCTCGCTGCCTCCTTCTGAGGGTTCAGAAGGGACGCGTCTGCGCAGAGCAGGTAAAATACACGATAACTAGGAAATTATTGAAATGCTGTTGGTCTCTGTCCATCTGAAACAGGGGCAGCGTAGTGCAatagcggttagcacatctgcctcacagttggtTTGAGGTTTAaatctcggctctggccttcccgTGTATAATTTGAATGTTCTGTCTGTGCTTGCATGTGTTTTTGCTGGAGTATTCTGTCTTCCTCCCGCACTCtaaaaacacgcatgttagATGAACTAAAGACTCTTATTTGtccatgtgagtgtgaatggttgttagtctgaacagtatgtgccttgcaattgatTGGTGGTAGCAAAGAAGTCCAAAGTCACCTCAAGTAACTCCCATAAATGTATTCTTTAACAGCATCTGAGCCCAACCTAAAAGTGAAGCACAAGCTGAAGAAACATCTCAACACCCGCCAGAGCCCGCTCACCCGCAAAGAGAGCGCGCCACCCACCATTAGACACAGAGTACCTGATACACTGGGTAACAAGATCATCAATACGACACCAGAACAAACCTTTTCACTGTCATCATTCCAAATGAGTCGGACTCATTTTGCCCCCAAGCAGACTCCTCGCCCAGCAGTAGCAGCACTCCGGTCTCGGGCTGTAGTTCCCCCAATGACAGTCTTCCCAGTGAAAACGGGCTAGTGCCATCTGCAGGCGGCCTCTCACATGAGgtgaacaaacacacacgtgcactaCATACACGCGTTAAAGCGGCAGGTGTTAGAACATATTCATTTCCGTACTATTTATAAATCAAAATGAGAGCAAGGCGTGttaatgattttattattcAGTTTCCTACTCAAACACTGTACTAAATTCCCTGTAAAGCTTTATTGTGCCACAATTTGAAAGTGGTTTATTAATTAAACCTTAAACTATATTAGTTTACTTTTAATTAGTGCATTGGTATAGAAAAGGCTAAAATGATTGAGCAGCCTGCAAACATAGTTTCAAAAGTGTTTGGGGTTACAACATATTATTTGAtcttttcattgtgttttttttttccaagtaaaCCAAAAACTATATCCGTTCACTTCCAAAGGCGCTgcttttttgttcaaaattgTTCTAAAGTAGCTCTTCTCTTGATTTGATGACAAATATGGTAGGCTGGATGAACTGAGCCGATTTTTGATGTCATCTGAGAGTCCAGTTGGTCTTTTGGAAAATTAAACAGGTTTCAAACAAGCAGATGTATTATAAGAAGAGTAGTCTCTTGTGCAGTGTGGCCAGACACTGAGTAATGACATGTTTAATGCAGCGGCACACAAGCCTGCTGGAGTGCTGAGTGTGTCAGCTGTTTATACATAATTGATTTAATcacagaaaagtaaaaaaaaaaaaaacatagcaacCAATGTCACacctgctgtgtttgtgtgattcATGAAATTTAATGTGGCTGATTAGGTTAATGTCCTTACATGGCTATCGAGCTACATTTTATGAAGGGTTTATTATAAAGTTCACAAATTGTTGTCAACATTAATGATTGTTGTAAGGATCTGGGTTAAATGTTTGCCTCTATATTCCAATGcatgtgtattgttttttttttttttttaaatgcaccataTTTGGCATTTACTAGGCACAAAAGCTGCTGCTCAGAGATGGCACTCTGGCAAACTTCACCATCCAGAGTCCTTCCACTCTGCCTACCATCACGCTGGGACTACCGGCCAATGCCAGGGTAAGCGCTGCACTTAAACAAAAAAGCATTCGTGACATCTAGAGTGACATAAAAACAGACCATGAGGTACGTAGATAGATTCTTTATGAATCACGTTGGAGACATTCAGGCAGCTGGTAGTCAATGGACCAAAATACATATCACTATTTGGACAAAGCACCTCCTGAACTGCTCAGTCCATAAGCGTTTTGATTGAAAGAGCGATCCTTCCGTAATTAtccttcaaaatgtttatgtatttatttagcacATCTGGtctgtaaatccatccatccatccatctatctccTTCcagctttatcctcactagggtcgcaggcgtgctggagcctatcccggccatcttcgggggagaggcggggtacaccctgaattggtcgccagccaatcgcagtgcacatataaacaaacaaccattcgcactcacattcacacctacgggcaatttagagtcttcaattaacctaccatgcatgttttggggatgtgggaggaaaccggactgcccggagaaaacccacgcaagcacggggagaacatgcaaactccacacaggcgaggccgggatttgaaccccggtcctcagacctgtgaggcagacgtgccaaccagtctctcaccgtgccgcctggtctgtaaatgtatttgaaacatATCTACACTCTGGCATTCTTAGttttaattccatccatccatccattttatatctCGCTTATCCTTAATTAgtgttgcaggtgtgctggcgtCTATCTCAGCCGACTCTGGACGAGAGTCAAGGTAAACAGACaaacagtgttgtacctgaCAGGGTGGGAGGATACCAGCGTACCCAAAGACAACCGATGcaagcacggcgagaacatgccaactccacacagggaggccgaaGCCAATGCATTCAATAGTAATAGTAAAGTCAAAGGCCATgattagatttgttgttttagcaattcTCTAATGACCATAAATAGTAATTTATCACACTTTTAATATAACGCAgtctaaaaacattcaaacagagAATTAGATTATGAAAGTGAAATGTGCCTCCTACTCCTGGACATGTAAATATGGCCTAAAAAGATGCACAGTTAAGGCAAAAACCAAGTTGCCCGCCATTTACATGTGCTGGAACCTGCTTCTCAAAATGGAATGGAACCCTCCCCCTGGAATGCATTTCTTCTACTACATACTTTTACGAAAGCACAGTGACTGCTATGGAAAAAAAGGTCTCAATCTATGGGCTATAAAATGACATAACACAACACATCTGTCTGTTGTGCAGGTTGAAGGTGAGCTGTCCCCGCTGAAGCTTGGTCGAGGGCCCCTGGTCGCAGCCGGGGCCCCGCAGGTATTTTTGCCCCTGAGCAGAGACGATCAAGCGGGTCAGCTCAGCTCACGCCTTCCTGTTATCATCCTGGAACCGTCAGGACTGGTACACGCGCCACTACTCACTGGTAAGTCCCACTTAAAATATATTACCAATATATGTCCGTCTAGCCATTCATTGCTAATAAGGATGAATATTGATTATTATTGCATTTGAAATGCCATGCTGTTATGCTGCACTCACAAGTGTCTACATTtttaagtaccgtattttcggttcccatgttcctctgcgtcacacaacaacatttacagattttggaactcggtgcacacataaggcgctgccgcattataaggcgccctgtccatttagcagaaaattgaagactttgaagtgcaccttatggtcatgaaaatacggtacacgtCAACTgagttaggctccagctccctccGACCACATCCAGATTAATTTGTATCTTTTGCTTCACTTGTGTTCTATGTGTTTGATAAATCTATGTTTCTCCTCTTGTAAATACATTGTGACACGAATTGCTGTCCGCCCGTCTGTCTCAAAGCAGTTCCTGGACTCGACTCGGTCCCACTACAGTTTTCCCCTCATTTGGACCAACTGTCTCCGGGGGGCGCTCAGGCCCACAAGCCCCTGAGCAGAACACGCTCAGAGCCCCTCCCGCAGAATCCGCGGACCCTTCACTCACACCTCCTGCAACAGCACCACAACACACAACTACTGGAGCGATTAAAACAGCAGACTCACCTTGGCAAGGTAGGCAGAATCGTTACGCTTTTTGGGAATGTCACCGTAATCAAGATTCATTTAAAATAGTGTAACCATAACAAACTAAATAGTGTAACCATCACAAACAAAACTGAACCAAactgtattttcaaattttttcaaATCTAAAAAGATTGTTTATCTatgacagaccccacacatgaagataaatAAAATTAGGCATTTACAGTTTTGGTGGTATTGCTCCGATAATCCCAACACCGCACACGCAAAGATTTTGTTCCACCAGCGAGCTAAAAACAAGTCCTGCGAGGCAGAAATCTCACGTGATCACACGTGGTCGAGCAAAAACGGAGGCGTTCAGACAATTTCGGGTGTGCGCTGATGTTTGCCGAGTGTTTCAGAAGGTTGCTGGAGGTGGGAGCGTTGTAGAATGGCCATGTTGTCAGAAAAGACTTGcattggaaaatacttcttgctgtctggggaacccacacacacacacgcaaataaTGACTTTCTTTTCCATTTACGCCGCCTTCCTTGTTCCTCAGTCAGGgcgcttctttgattggctacattctattccacgtcacaattcacggcGTCGTGACACGCGCATAAAGATTTTTGGCCCCGACCCGTTTCGTACCCTTTTATCGGGACAAATAGGAtaataggataatcttataagacatATGTGTTTGTCGTCCAAAAGGAAGAACAAAAATCTGTACAAAAACAgcccgattgtctttgtgtgtaacAGGCCTTAGTGAAAATGGGCCCAACTATGGGAGAAATAATATATGTTGGCACAGCTTTTGACATTAGAAGCACAATTACTTCTACAGTATGTTAAACAAAACCGATCTATACTGCACGGTAGAACGGATGCTAAAGAAGGTACAGTGTAAAtgatatatacaataaatgtgtatatattgcTAAACAGCCGCCTTGGACCCAAAATTTATTCTGGTTCTGTGCGGAACCTCTCTTTAACTGTTACGATCCTACACGGGCACATCGAATATTGAACAACATTTAAGATTAAGGACAATTAACAATTAGGTATATGAACCAGTTGAATGTTAACTGCTGCCAATTTCACATtatgaaatgtaataaaaaatctCAATATTTgataattagtgtttttttttatacgtgCATGTGCAGCTTATGTCCAAGTCCAGCGAAAAGCCCAGACTGCATCAGATCCCTTCCGAGGACATGGACTCAGAGGACGGCGGGGTAACGTCGCCATCAGAGACGACCTTTCAGAGCAGAGCGAGGGCAGATTCTCTGAGGGAGGCGGAGCCAACTACATCCAGTAACCAAGAGCAAATCAACCTGCAACATGCACTCATACTCAACCAGGTTGGTGTGCTAAAGTGCTTGTATCACAAGCTAAGAAAATAGAGCATGTAAGATATACAGTAGGTCCTCCAAAGCTGTTATTCAGTCGACTGTCCTCTAGATGGCGTCATTATCCCTGTCTTGACTGCGTGAACCAATCTGAACAATAATCATCATTTTAAGGAATGATTGTCATCAAAGCAAGAATGGAAGTCAGTACGTTTGAATCAAACCAGCCATGTTAGTCAATCTTCATTCAACTTTACACAATTCTCTCCTAAGGTCATGTGATACGTACCTGAGCATGTTGTTTCTTAATTTTCCCTGTACTTGTTCCAACTTTAGATGAGTAGTCAGTGATTGCATAGCAGAGAGTGGACAAAGATATTCGGAGAGCGTTGTTGTCGGTGTAATAACTCTATTCTAGTGGACAGACACTTGGAAGTGGAACGCAATCCTTCTTAGAGGATCAAATTGAATTTCCCCATACATAATCCAGGGGTCTGACtttcaccattttgaaactTGAATAAAGTACGATTAATATTTCGAGTCAAATTCAGCACAGTGAAGTTGAAAAGAATTTATAAGGGCAACTGTATGAAACTTAAAAAAGCTATACAACTGTAAACTGTTTCTTTGCATACCACTGTCAGTGATACATGACATTTTTGGCAAATccattttacaaccccaattccaaagaagttgggatgttgtgttaaacataaatacaaacagaatacaatgatttgcaaatcatgttcaacctatatttaatcgaatacactacaccGGTGATATCCTATACAccttgatgtcggtttttgatgcagtgccgcctgagggatcgaaggtcacgggcatttaacgttggttttcggccttgccgcttacatgcagtgattttctccagattctctgacccTTTTGATGAAaggtgatgaaatccctaaatttgttgcaattgtacgttgaggaacattctccttaaactgttggactattttctcccgcacgtgttcacaaagaggtgaacctcgccccatctttgcttgcgaaTGACTGAGAGAatccagggaagctccttttctacccaatcgtggcacccaccggtacccaatgagcctgttcacctgtgggatgttccaaacaggtgtttgatgagcattactcatctttctcagtcttttctgccacctgtcccagcttttttagaacgtcttgcagccataaaattctaagttaatgattatttcctaaaaacaatcaagttgatcagtttgagcattaaatagcttgtctttgtagtgtcttcgattaaatataggttgaacacgatttgcaaatcattgtattctgttttcatgcatgtttaacacaacgtctccaacccgttcattggaattggggttgtagttagaTCATAGTCATCACCATTTGTTTTGGGTTTATTGTCATGGATACCCTTGTGAAATGAAGAAcactcaacaaaaaaacacaaactgagAGGCTAGGGAATTCAGCTAATGGCAAATTGCTTTGTCAAGACCAgtttttgtttgccttttttttttctgacttttggaccgttttattttttcatttctaaaGGAGAATTAAGAATTCCAATGGTCCCCTGTATTCCTGATTCTGCCCTTTTGTCCTCTCATATGTGACATTATGTGGGATGTACCTTCTGTCTTATCAATACCTCTCGTGTTTTATAGTCATTACTGTGGGAGCAGCAGAAGCAGCTGCAGCAGTTGCATCGACAGATGGAGACGCTGGCGGTACCGATGCTGCGTAGTGGTGGAGGCGGTGCGGTCTGTGGCGCGTTGGCTGTGCATCGGCCCTTGTCACGTACACAGTCCTCCCCAGCCTCCACGTCTCTCACTCTGCCTGAAAAACCTCTGAGCCTGACCGGGCAGGAGGCCAGCAGCAACTCCCGCTTCACCACTGGTGAGTGGCATATTAGGGCCTTTCCTGGtgtgagtttgcatgctctttaACCTTGTTTTACCGTCATGTCAACCATAGCCTGTGAGGTTAAACATTGAAGCCtaatcagagagagagagagagagacgctgTGATAACTGAGACTGTCTTTGTGAAATCTACATAAGAGGTTATTTCGCCTGTGCAGGACTGGTGTATGATTCACAGATGCTGAAGCACCAGTGTGCCTGTGGAGACAACAGCAGTCACCCAGAGCATGCTGGGAGAATACAAAGCATCTGGTCCCGCCTACAGGAGAGAGGCCTGAGGGGGCAGTGTGAGGTATGTCTGACTGATAAGCACTAAGTTGTGTCCAAAGTGATACTGTCTTTTCTCTTTAGTTCAACCCTAATGGCTACCTGATTAaaatttagctgttttttttttttttttttttttttttttttgaatgaagctttttttttttttttttttttcagggattGACTAATACATTGGACCTAGTATGTGTCCAGTTGAGTTGTTGTTCCAAGGGGTGCTCCCTCATCATCCAGTACCAATGatgtattattaattaatgtgATGGCCGCCCTCCTTGTGTTGTCACAGAGCATTCGTGGTCGTAAGGCAACTTTGGAAGAGCTGCAGTCCGTCCATACAGAGCGCCATGTTTTGCTCTATGGCACCAACCCGCTCAACAGGCTCAAACTGGACAACCGCAAACTGGCAGGTATGCTACGACttttccgtccattttctgtaccgcttatccttctCATtaaggtcgcgggtgagctggagccatcTCAGTTGactctttgggcaagaggcagggtacgccctgaaaTTGGTCAGCAGTCAATTGccgggcacaaatagacaaataagCCACTCACATTTACGGACAAGtcatcttcaattaacataagaaattggaatatgggaggaattcgcagtacccgcagaaaacccatgcgagcacaaggagaacatccaaactccacacagaaaggcctgagcccggatttgaacccgcaacctcgcGACTGTAATAATCACTCGGCTACTCTGCCACTCAATTTAATGATTTAGTGGTAAACGAGAGCAGTTCCTCGGCACTGCAAACGTAAATCCAAtgtggcagtgtgtgtgtgttaaacgCGTGCAATTGTGCCACACTTACCAATGACATTATTCTCTCATGTACTGCATTTTGATAACATCTCTTTTAGGAGTTATGTTCATTATTGCTTTtatagcttttaaaaaaaaaaaaaatggattataCTACGTGACTGATTTTACGGTTTGTTTTCTCAGGTATCCTCTCCCAAAGGATGTTTGTCATGTTACCGTGCGGAGGCGTTGGGGTAAGTTTAAAATGCACTTGCACTCTCAGTGCCCTAAATAATGACATTGTATGTTCTCTGCTGAagtgaaatgaaatattttacataattttacATGAAATGCAGTGCAAATGACGAATAAAAatccgcctttttttttttttgtttgttttttttggaacgcAGCACACGTTCTCTTGACATTCTCTGACCATGACTAATAAAAGCAACATGTCTAGGACTCAGGAATGAACCAATGCAGATTGTTTCTGATGTTGAGTCAGGTGGTCAGTAATGCCATTTAGTGAAAAATTACATGAAAGAACCACAATGGATCTTGCAATgaaattaagaaaacaaaataacattcAATGTAATGAGGTCACCGCTGTAGTCACTAGATACTGTGGAGTGGCTTATATGcgtatttttgtctgttttcaaagttagagtgttttattgttttaacgtTGCTATTCCATTACCGGTTAACTTCTTTGTACATGTAAAATAAGATGCGCCTTAGCAACGAGACATTCAGAGCGCCCCCCCTTGTTCAATTATAAAAAGTTGTTCTACTGTTTTGATGTGTTCATATTATGATGcttaacttctttttatatGTGTATGGCAAttagaaatgttgaaatgttagtaaaaaaaaagaaatgcatgaaCAGCTAATAGTTGGTAGTTAGCAAGAGTTGTGCTTATTCTATCGATTTCCATTGTTTTCTTTGGGATGAATAATTTTGAGATCTGAAGGAATTGGGCGGTAACTAGTGTTTCAGAACAGATCGTGTTTGACCTCAGGGGTTCCACACCTATTTATTTTGACTGAAGAATTTTCTTGTTGGGAATTTTCTTGTTTAATTTGAGAAATCAAATACCatacaattaaatgtgttcagaaaacagtacagtatgtctttaCAGTTAATTTTCACTCCTTCTGCTATGGAACAAACAATACTTACTATAGCAtaatatttcctcatttttatgTGTTTAATTGAAATCATGATCTTGAGTATCTGTTTTCTACCTGTATATCGAAACAAGGGAAATATAGTTTACCACCGCTGCACAGTATTGCAGAAGCTTTGA is a window encoding:
- the hdac7a gene encoding histone deacetylase 7 isoform X4 → MPNSMQRTWKYVDSCVLCVTSFLMDLRVGERGMRPGSDTALLTPLHPPLLLSPFSSQTRTSFSQQQLQQHIRFNMEQRRREQEHNEKQQELQQLKNKDKSQQSAVASSLVKQKLQEVILKKQKQAALERTSANTLTPTPVAYRKLGPDQSISSQPLVSSPSLPPSEGSEGTRLRRAASEPNLKVKHKLKKHLNTRQSPLTRKESAPPTIRHRVPDTLDSSPSSSSTPVSGCSSPNDSLPSENGLVPSAGGLSHEAQKLLLRDGTLANFTIQSPSTLPTITLGLPANARVEGELSPLKLGRGPLVAAGAPQVFLPLSRDDQAGQLSSRLPVIILEPSGLVHAPLLTVPGLDSVPLQFSPHLDQLSPGGAQAHKPLSRTRSEPLPQNPRTLHSHLLQQHHNTQLLERLKQQTHLGKLMSKSSEKPRLHQIPSEDMDSEDGGVTSPSETTFQSRARADSLREAEPTTSSNQEQINLQHALILNQSLLWEQQKQLQQLHRQMETLAVPMLRSGGGGAVCGALAVHRPLSRTQSSPASTSLTLPEKPLSLTGQEASSNSRFTTGLVYDSQMLKHQCACGDNSSHPEHAGRIQSIWSRLQERGLRGQCESIRGRKATLEELQSVHTERHVLLYGTNPLNRLKLDNRKLAGILSQRMFVMLPCGGVGVDNDTIWNESHTSTASRMAAGSVVELAVRVAKGELKNGFAVVRPPGHHADPSNPMGFCYFNSVAIAAKQLQQKLSVSKILIVDWDVHHGNGTQEIFYSDPSVLYMSLHRYDHGNFFPGSGSPAEVGSGAGEGFNVNVAWTGGLDPPMGDAEYLAAFRTVMMPIAQEFSPDVVLVSAGFDAAEGNPAPLGGYKVSAKCFSFLTHQLMSLAGGRLVLSLEGGHDLTAICDASEACVSALLGAQDPLSEEVLLQEPNANAIRSLQTVIQIQSQYWQSVKAYSGSVGLSYLAAQRRDCEETDAVNALASLSVGVLSSERLPDEPMEHDSDSM
- the hdac7a gene encoding histone deacetylase 7 isoform X1 yields the protein MPNSMQRTWKYVDSCVLCVTSFLMDLRVGERGMRPGSDTALLTPLHPPLLLSPFSSQTRTSFSQQQLQQHIRFNMEQRRREQEHNEKQQELQQLKNKDKSQQSAVASSLVKQKLQEVILKKQKQAALERTSANTLTPTPVAYRKLGPDQSISSQPLVSSPSLPPSEGSEGTRLRRAASEPNLKVKHKLKKHLNTRQSPLTRKESAPPTIRHRVPDTLADSSPSSSSTPVSGCSSPNDSLPSENGLVPSAGGLSHEAQKLLLRDGTLANFTIQSPSTLPTITLGLPANARVEGELSPLKLGRGPLVAAGAPQVFLPLSRDDQAGQLSSRLPVIILEPSGLVHAPLLTAVPGLDSVPLQFSPHLDQLSPGGAQAHKPLSRTRSEPLPQNPRTLHSHLLQQHHNTQLLERLKQQTHLGKLMSKSSEKPRLHQIPSEDMDSEDGGVTSPSETTFQSRARADSLREAEPTTSSNQEQINLQHALILNQSLLWEQQKQLQQLHRQMETLAVPMLRSGGGGAVCGALAVHRPLSRTQSSPASTSLTLPEKPLSLTGQEASSNSRFTTGLVYDSQMLKHQCACGDNSSHPEHAGRIQSIWSRLQERGLRGQCESIRGRKATLEELQSVHTERHVLLYGTNPLNRLKLDNRKLAGILSQRMFVMLPCGGVGVDNDTIWNESHTSTASRMAAGSVVELAVRVAKGELKNGFAVVRPPGHHADPSNPMGFCYFNSVAIAAKQLQQKLSVSKILIVDWDVHHGNGTQEIFYSDPSVLYMSLHRYDHGNFFPGSGSPAEVGSGAGEGFNVNVAWTGGLDPPMGDAEYLAAFRTVMMPIAQEFSPDVVLVSAGFDAAEGNPAPLGGYKVSAKCFSFLTHQLMSLAGGRLVLSLEGGHDLTAICDASEACVSALLGAQDPLSEEVLLQEPNANAIRSLQTVIQIQSQYWQSVKAYSGSVGLSYLAAQRRDCEETDAVNALASLSVGVLSSERLPDEPMEHDSDSM
- the hdac7a gene encoding histone deacetylase 7 isoform X2 gives rise to the protein MPNSMQRTWKYVDSCVLCVTSFLMDLRVGERGMRPGSDTALLTPLHPPLLLSPFSSQTRTSFSQQQLQQHIRFNMEQRRREQEHNEKQQELQQLKNKDKSQQSAVASSLVKQKLQEVILKKQKQAALERTSANTLTPTPVAYRKLGPDQSISSQPLVSSPSLPPSEGSEGTRLRRAASEPNLKVKHKLKKHLNTRQSPLTRKESAPPTIRHRVPDTLDSSPSSSSTPVSGCSSPNDSLPSENGLVPSAGGLSHEAQKLLLRDGTLANFTIQSPSTLPTITLGLPANARVEGELSPLKLGRGPLVAAGAPQVFLPLSRDDQAGQLSSRLPVIILEPSGLVHAPLLTAVPGLDSVPLQFSPHLDQLSPGGAQAHKPLSRTRSEPLPQNPRTLHSHLLQQHHNTQLLERLKQQTHLGKLMSKSSEKPRLHQIPSEDMDSEDGGVTSPSETTFQSRARADSLREAEPTTSSNQEQINLQHALILNQSLLWEQQKQLQQLHRQMETLAVPMLRSGGGGAVCGALAVHRPLSRTQSSPASTSLTLPEKPLSLTGQEASSNSRFTTGLVYDSQMLKHQCACGDNSSHPEHAGRIQSIWSRLQERGLRGQCESIRGRKATLEELQSVHTERHVLLYGTNPLNRLKLDNRKLAGILSQRMFVMLPCGGVGVDNDTIWNESHTSTASRMAAGSVVELAVRVAKGELKNGFAVVRPPGHHADPSNPMGFCYFNSVAIAAKQLQQKLSVSKILIVDWDVHHGNGTQEIFYSDPSVLYMSLHRYDHGNFFPGSGSPAEVGSGAGEGFNVNVAWTGGLDPPMGDAEYLAAFRTVMMPIAQEFSPDVVLVSAGFDAAEGNPAPLGGYKVSAKCFSFLTHQLMSLAGGRLVLSLEGGHDLTAICDASEACVSALLGAQDPLSEEVLLQEPNANAIRSLQTVIQIQSQYWQSVKAYSGSVGLSYLAAQRRDCEETDAVNALASLSVGVLSSERLPDEPMEHDSDSM
- the hdac7a gene encoding histone deacetylase 7 isoform X3, with the translated sequence MPNSMQRTWKYVDSCVLCVTSFLMDLRVGERGMRPGSDTALLTPLHPPLLLSPFSSQTRTSFSQQQLQQHIRFNMEQRRREQEHNEKQQELQQLKNKDKSQQSAVASSLVKQKLQEVILKKQKQAALERTSANTLTPTPVAYRKLGPDQSISSQPLVSSPSLPPSEGSEGTRLRRAASEPNLKVKHKLKKHLNTRQSPLTRKESAPPTIRHRVPDTLADSSPSSSSTPVSGCSSPNDSLPSENGLVPSAGGLSHEAQKLLLRDGTLANFTIQSPSTLPTITLGLPANARVEGELSPLKLGRGPLVAAGAPQVFLPLSRDDQAGQLSSRLPVIILEPSGLVHAPLLTVPGLDSVPLQFSPHLDQLSPGGAQAHKPLSRTRSEPLPQNPRTLHSHLLQQHHNTQLLERLKQQTHLGKLMSKSSEKPRLHQIPSEDMDSEDGGVTSPSETTFQSRARADSLREAEPTTSSNQEQINLQHALILNQSLLWEQQKQLQQLHRQMETLAVPMLRSGGGGAVCGALAVHRPLSRTQSSPASTSLTLPEKPLSLTGQEASSNSRFTTGLVYDSQMLKHQCACGDNSSHPEHAGRIQSIWSRLQERGLRGQCESIRGRKATLEELQSVHTERHVLLYGTNPLNRLKLDNRKLAGILSQRMFVMLPCGGVGVDNDTIWNESHTSTASRMAAGSVVELAVRVAKGELKNGFAVVRPPGHHADPSNPMGFCYFNSVAIAAKQLQQKLSVSKILIVDWDVHHGNGTQEIFYSDPSVLYMSLHRYDHGNFFPGSGSPAEVGSGAGEGFNVNVAWTGGLDPPMGDAEYLAAFRTVMMPIAQEFSPDVVLVSAGFDAAEGNPAPLGGYKVSAKCFSFLTHQLMSLAGGRLVLSLEGGHDLTAICDASEACVSALLGAQDPLSEEVLLQEPNANAIRSLQTVIQIQSQYWQSVKAYSGSVGLSYLAAQRRDCEETDAVNALASLSVGVLSSERLPDEPMEHDSDSM
- the hdac7a gene encoding histone deacetylase 7 isoform X5; the encoded protein is MDLRVGERGMRPGSDTALLTPLHPPLLLSPFSSQTRTSFSQQQLQQHIRFNMEQRRREQEHNEKQQELQQLKNKDKSQQSAVASSLVKQKLQEVILKKQKQAALERTSANTLTPTPVAYRKLGPDQSISSQPLVSSPSLPPSEGSEGTRLRRAASEPNLKVKHKLKKHLNTRQSPLTRKESAPPTIRHRVPDTLADSSPSSSSTPVSGCSSPNDSLPSENGLVPSAGGLSHEAQKLLLRDGTLANFTIQSPSTLPTITLGLPANARVEGELSPLKLGRGPLVAAGAPQVFLPLSRDDQAGQLSSRLPVIILEPSGLVHAPLLTAVPGLDSVPLQFSPHLDQLSPGGAQAHKPLSRTRSEPLPQNPRTLHSHLLQQHHNTQLLERLKQQTHLGKLMSKSSEKPRLHQIPSEDMDSEDGGVTSPSETTFQSRARADSLREAEPTTSSNQEQINLQHALILNQSLLWEQQKQLQQLHRQMETLAVPMLRSGGGGAVCGALAVHRPLSRTQSSPASTSLTLPEKPLSLTGQEASSNSRFTTGLVYDSQMLKHQCACGDNSSHPEHAGRIQSIWSRLQERGLRGQCESIRGRKATLEELQSVHTERHVLLYGTNPLNRLKLDNRKLAGILSQRMFVMLPCGGVGVDNDTIWNESHTSTASRMAAGSVVELAVRVAKGELKNGFAVVRPPGHHADPSNPMGFCYFNSVAIAAKQLQQKLSVSKILIVDWDVHHGNGTQEIFYSDPSVLYMSLHRYDHGNFFPGSGSPAEVGSGAGEGFNVNVAWTGGLDPPMGDAEYLAAFRTVMMPIAQEFSPDVVLVSAGFDAAEGNPAPLGGYKVSAKCFSFLTHQLMSLAGGRLVLSLEGGHDLTAICDASEACVSALLGAQDPLSEEVLLQEPNANAIRSLQTVIQIQSQYWQSVKAYSGSVGLSYLAAQRRDCEETDAVNALASLSVGVLSSERLPDEPMEHDSDSM